A window from Streptomyces sp. NBC_00335 encodes these proteins:
- a CDS encoding sensor histidine kinase produces the protein MTASLDAMASAAARDRPSARPAVQLPIALQANALQALCRQVFAFRLVMIALATPVVLSRTAPGAPTHLAGGAVLLTFLLSYVLFREWERFGPLLLRHRWPLVVDWAFFGGLLFLTATPGSPLLLIAVCTPLLAGIVYGRPGAAVYAIVQAAVVALVAEALTLAVLCVLAGAAGASLRSLLLRFGTAGQALLETRARRAVAEAVQAEREHLARELHDSLAKTLHGLALAADSLSRTTDPATLRRQAALVSGAARRAATESREVLDDLRRDLDAPGVSLASELQARIGPDPDVAELRVTGTLPVVPSPVARHLLAVAGEAVENARRHAGAARITVEAAVDAPDLLLVIEDDGRGLPDDVDLASLSGAGRFGLVGMAERAAAIGARLHIGSRPGGQPGTQVRLALPLSALAVGRGV, from the coding sequence ATGACCGCCTCGCTGGATGCCATGGCGTCCGCCGCCGCACGCGACCGGCCGTCCGCCCGCCCCGCGGTGCAGCTGCCGATCGCCCTCCAGGCCAACGCCCTGCAGGCGCTGTGCCGCCAGGTCTTCGCCTTCCGCCTCGTGATGATCGCCCTCGCGACGCCGGTGGTGCTGAGCCGCACGGCGCCCGGGGCACCGACGCACCTGGCGGGCGGAGCGGTCCTGCTGACCTTCCTGCTGTCCTACGTCCTGTTCCGCGAATGGGAGCGCTTCGGACCGCTGCTCCTGCGCCACCGCTGGCCGCTGGTGGTCGACTGGGCTTTCTTCGGCGGACTCCTGTTCCTGACGGCCACCCCCGGCTCCCCGCTCCTCCTCATCGCGGTGTGCACCCCGCTCCTCGCCGGGATCGTCTACGGTCGCCCCGGCGCGGCGGTCTACGCGATCGTCCAGGCGGCCGTGGTGGCGCTCGTCGCCGAGGCCCTGACGCTGGCCGTGCTCTGCGTCCTGGCGGGTGCGGCCGGGGCCTCCCTGCGCAGCCTGCTCCTCCGCTTCGGCACGGCCGGCCAGGCCCTGCTGGAGACCCGTGCCCGCCGGGCGGTGGCGGAGGCGGTGCAAGCCGAACGGGAACACCTGGCCCGCGAGTTGCACGACTCCCTCGCGAAGACCCTGCACGGCCTGGCCCTGGCCGCCGACTCCCTGAGTCGCACCACCGACCCTGCGACCCTCCGCCGCCAGGCCGCCCTGGTGTCCGGCGCGGCCCGCCGCGCGGCGACGGAGTCCCGGGAGGTACTGGACGACCTGCGAAGGGACTTGGACGCGCCGGGGGTGTCCCTGGCCTCGGAACTCCAGGCCCGGATCGGCCCCGACCCCGACGTCGCCGAGCTGCGCGTGACCGGCACCCTCCCGGTGGTGCCGTCCCCCGTGGCCCGGCACTTGCTGGCGGTGGCGGGGGAGGCCGTGGAGAACGCCCGGCGCCATGCGGGGGCCGCACGGATCACGGTAGAGGCGGCCGTCGACGCCCCTGATCTCCTCCTGGTGATCGAAGACGACGGACGCGGGCTCCCGGACGATGTCGACCTCGCGTCGCTGTCCGGCGCGGGCCGCTTCGGCTTGGTGGGCATGGCGGAACGAGCGGCCGCGATCGGTGCCCGCCTCCACATCGGTTCCCGCCCGGGCGGGCAGCCGGGGACACAGGTCCGCCTGGCCCTTCCGCTGTCGGCCCTCGCCGTGGGGAGGGGTGTGTGA
- a CDS encoding DUF5936 domain-containing protein, giving the protein MALLLALAVGLSVFGVFHGVRLYRADTKLPSDLMLALEVGATRTTAVGSLIDRIGIRYAPLILRLMGPDRVARKRRQIDTAGNPSGLTIDRYAARRAVYAFLGAVGAFAMLINGQLILALLMVAFGLFWIEAGLWSAIRIRRDHIDRTLPDFLDVLAVVVSAGLGFRPALERVADKYEGPWSDEIRITLQQMTMGVSRRQAFDELRRRNDSEQVAQFVTALQQGEELGSPIVDTLIAIAEDMRRTDAQNARRRAAKAVPKATFVVTMFMLPGTMILLIGGFVYGADVDFGAMFGGG; this is encoded by the coding sequence ATCGCGCTGCTCCTGGCCCTGGCCGTGGGCCTGTCGGTCTTCGGCGTGTTCCACGGCGTCCGGCTCTACCGCGCCGACACCAAACTCCCGTCCGACCTGATGCTGGCCCTGGAGGTCGGCGCCACCCGCACGACGGCCGTCGGCTCCCTCATCGACCGCATCGGCATCCGCTACGCGCCGCTGATACTGCGCCTGATGGGCCCCGACCGGGTGGCGCGCAAGCGCCGCCAGATCGACACGGCGGGCAACCCGTCCGGCCTGACCATCGACCGCTACGCCGCCCGCCGCGCCGTGTACGCCTTCCTCGGCGCGGTCGGCGCCTTCGCCATGCTGATCAACGGCCAGCTGATCCTGGCCCTGCTGATGGTCGCCTTCGGCCTTTTCTGGATCGAGGCCGGCCTCTGGTCGGCGATCCGGATCCGTCGCGACCACATCGACCGGACCCTGCCGGACTTCCTGGACGTCCTCGCCGTGGTCGTCAGCGCCGGGCTCGGCTTCCGGCCCGCGCTGGAGCGGGTCGCGGACAAGTACGAGGGCCCGTGGTCCGACGAGATCCGGATCACCCTCCAGCAGATGACCATGGGCGTCAGCCGCCGCCAGGCCTTCGACGAGCTGCGCCGCCGCAACGACTCCGAGCAGGTCGCGCAGTTCGTCACCGCCCTCCAGCAGGGCGAGGAGCTCGGCTCCCCGATCGTCGACACCCTGATCGCCATCGCCGAGGACATGCGGCGTACGGACGCCCAGAACGCCCGCCGCCGGGCCGCCAAGGCCGTCCCGAAGGCCACCTTCGTCGTCACGATGTTCATGCTCCCCGGGACCATGATCCTTCTGATCGGCGGGTTCGTGTACGGAGCCGACGTGGACTTCGGCGCCATGTTCGGGGGCGGCTGA
- a CDS encoding type II secretion system F family protein, with amino-acid sequence MNPLVLLTLGATLLACVLVVVGLHVYAAGRAQRAALIERLSATGMPAPLGRTRRFQGVDRRLRKTQLGRGIERKLAVTGLDLTVGEYFVYMLATVAGIWLVSASFLAPFFGPVAGLIALWGANAFLNWQRSRRTERFINQLPDLARILANATQAGLALRTAIGMAAEELEAPAGEELARVANRLAVGHSIEEALGEIEERLPSRELVVLVSTLVLSARAGGAIVGSLRNLTVTLEQRKETRREVRTQLSQVTATAYLVPVMGVGSLLLVDAMMPGALDRMTGAGIGQIAVLIALGLFALGFLAIRRLSKIDV; translated from the coding sequence GTGAACCCACTCGTCCTCCTCACCCTCGGCGCCACGCTGCTGGCCTGCGTCCTCGTGGTCGTCGGCCTCCACGTCTACGCCGCCGGCCGCGCCCAGCGCGCCGCGCTCATCGAGCGCCTCTCGGCGACCGGCATGCCCGCGCCCCTCGGCCGTACGCGCCGCTTCCAGGGCGTGGACCGGCGCCTGCGCAAGACCCAGCTGGGGCGCGGCATCGAGCGCAAGCTCGCGGTGACCGGCCTGGACCTCACCGTCGGCGAGTACTTCGTCTACATGCTGGCCACGGTCGCCGGGATCTGGCTGGTCTCGGCCTCCTTCCTGGCCCCCTTCTTCGGCCCGGTGGCCGGCCTGATCGCCCTCTGGGGCGCCAACGCCTTCCTCAACTGGCAGCGGTCGCGCCGCACCGAGCGGTTCATCAACCAGCTCCCCGACCTGGCCCGGATCCTCGCCAACGCCACCCAGGCCGGCCTGGCCCTGCGTACCGCCATCGGCATGGCGGCCGAGGAACTGGAGGCACCGGCCGGCGAGGAACTGGCCCGGGTCGCCAACCGGCTCGCGGTCGGGCACTCCATCGAGGAGGCTCTGGGGGAGATCGAAGAACGACTGCCCTCCCGCGAGTTGGTCGTACTCGTCTCCACCCTCGTCCTGTCCGCCCGCGCGGGCGGGGCGATCGTCGGCAGCCTGCGCAACCTCACGGTGACGCTGGAGCAGCGCAAGGAGACCCGTCGGGAGGTCCGTACCCAGCTGTCCCAGGTCACGGCCACCGCGTACCTCGTCCCGGTGATGGGCGTCGGCTCGCTGCTCCTCGTGGACGCGATGATGCCCGGCGCCCTGGACCGGATGACCGGAGCGGGCATCGGGCAGATCGCCGTACTGATCGCCCTGGGGCTCTTCGCGCTCGGATTCCTGGCCATCCGCCGCCTGTCCAAGATCGACGTATGA
- a CDS encoding CpaF family protein — MSLRSRVNTPDDRHNPREDGRLVSSYRAKLLEEIDLAEMSALAPAERRARLERVLGHIISREGPVLSTAERSQLIRRVVDEALGLGVLEPLLEDPTISEIMVNGPDQIFVERSGRVEQLPLRFASHEQLMQTIERIVSTVNRRVDEANPMVDARLPSGERVNVIIPPLSLTGATLTIRRFPRAFTLHEMIGVGSLDEQMVLLLSGLVAAKLNVIVSGATGTGKTTLLNALSGLIPEGERIITIEDSAELQLQQAHVIRLESRPANVEGKGEITIRDLVRNSLRMRPDRIIVGEVRGGETLDMLQAMSTGHDGSLATVHANSSVDALMRLQTLASMSEVEIPFEALQDQINSAVHVIVQLTRFGDGTRRITEISLLDSHGREPFRITTVCRFAAMPMGPDGRVHGRFEYYPLPRWLADRLYMNNQPIPQAFGVESVPADPLTDPLTGPLPARITRTAL; from the coding sequence ATGAGCCTGCGTTCCAGGGTGAACACCCCCGACGACCGCCACAACCCGCGCGAGGACGGCCGCCTGGTCTCCTCGTACCGCGCGAAGCTGCTGGAGGAGATCGACCTCGCCGAGATGTCCGCGCTCGCGCCGGCAGAGCGCCGCGCGCGCCTGGAGCGCGTCCTCGGCCACATCATCAGCCGCGAGGGCCCGGTCCTCTCCACCGCCGAGCGGTCCCAGCTCATCCGCCGCGTCGTGGACGAGGCCCTCGGCCTCGGCGTGCTCGAACCGCTCCTCGAAGACCCGACCATCTCCGAGATCATGGTCAACGGCCCCGACCAGATCTTCGTGGAGCGTTCCGGCCGCGTGGAGCAGCTCCCGCTCCGCTTCGCCTCGCACGAGCAGCTGATGCAGACCATCGAGCGCATCGTCTCCACGGTCAACCGCCGTGTGGACGAGGCGAACCCGATGGTCGACGCCCGTCTGCCCAGCGGCGAGCGCGTCAACGTGATCATCCCGCCGCTCTCCCTGACCGGCGCCACCCTCACGATCCGCCGCTTCCCCCGCGCCTTCACTCTCCACGAGATGATCGGCGTCGGCTCCCTGGACGAGCAGATGGTCCTCCTGCTGTCGGGTCTGGTCGCGGCCAAGCTGAACGTGATCGTCTCCGGCGCCACCGGCACCGGCAAGACCACCCTCCTCAACGCCCTCTCCGGCCTGATCCCGGAGGGCGAGCGCATCATCACGATCGAGGACTCCGCCGAGCTCCAGCTCCAGCAGGCGCACGTCATCCGGCTCGAATCCCGCCCGGCCAACGTGGAGGGCAAGGGAGAGATCACCATCCGCGACCTGGTCCGCAACTCCCTGCGCATGCGCCCCGACCGCATCATCGTCGGCGAGGTCCGCGGCGGCGAGACGCTCGACATGCTCCAGGCGATGTCCACCGGTCACGACGGCTCGCTGGCCACCGTGCACGCGAACAGTTCCGTCGACGCCCTGATGCGCCTGCAGACCCTCGCCTCGATGTCCGAGGTGGAGATCCCCTTCGAGGCGCTCCAGGACCAGATCAACAGCGCCGTCCACGTCATCGTCCAGCTCACCCGCTTCGGCGACGGCACGCGCCGCATCACCGAGATCTCCCTCCTCGACTCGCACGGCCGCGAGCCCTTCCGCATCACGACGGTCTGCCGCTTCGCGGCGATGCCCATGGGCCCCGACGGCCGCGTCCACGGCCGCTTCGAGTACTACCCGCTGCCGCGCTGGCTCGCCGACCGCCTCTACATGAACAACCAGCCGATCCCGCAGGCCTTCGGGGTCGAGTCGGTGCCGGCCGACCCGCTCACGGACCCCCTCACCGGCCCCCTGCCCGCCCGCATCACCCGGACCGCCTTGTGA
- a CDS encoding TadE/TadG family type IV pilus assembly protein, producing the protein MNRLRSIRGGDRDRGQVALEYIGFLPFLLLVGLGGIQLGWSAYVVQQAETAARTAARVEARERGTGVQAGLAAIRPSLARRADISPGRTGDAITMRVTITIDSIVPGVADRTVTRTAAMPEDWK; encoded by the coding sequence ATGAACCGGCTCCGCAGCATCCGCGGCGGCGATCGCGACCGGGGTCAAGTCGCCCTGGAGTACATCGGTTTCCTGCCCTTCCTGCTCCTGGTCGGGCTTGGCGGGATCCAGCTCGGCTGGTCCGCCTACGTGGTCCAGCAGGCCGAGACGGCGGCTCGTACGGCGGCGCGCGTGGAAGCGCGCGAGCGGGGCACGGGGGTGCAAGCAGGACTGGCAGCGATCAGGCCGAGCCTCGCGCGGCGAGCGGACATCAGCCCGGGTAGGACTGGGGACGCGATCACGATGAGGGTGACCATCACCATCGACTCGATCGTGCCCGGGGTGGCCGACCGCACCGTCACCCGGACCGCCGCCATGCCCGAAGACTGGAAGTGA
- a CDS encoding TadE/TadG family type IV pilus assembly protein yields the protein MAFEFVGMLPFILLIVVAVWECVLIGYAYSLAGNAADEAARVGAVHGEGACQTAAREHISAGWKMPPAQCGASGNLYTAKVRLNLPILFPGFDIGIPIEGHGGSPNEQED from the coding sequence GTGGCGTTCGAGTTCGTCGGCATGCTCCCGTTCATCCTGCTCATCGTGGTGGCGGTGTGGGAGTGCGTGCTGATCGGGTACGCGTACTCCCTGGCCGGGAACGCGGCGGACGAGGCGGCACGGGTGGGCGCGGTGCACGGAGAGGGTGCCTGCCAGACAGCCGCGCGGGAGCACATCTCGGCGGGCTGGAAAATGCCGCCCGCGCAGTGCGGGGCCTCGGGGAACCTCTACACGGCCAAGGTCAGGCTCAACCTTCCCATCCTGTTCCCGGGCTTCGACATCGGCATCCCCATCGAAGGCCACGGCGGCTCCCCGAACGAGCAGGAGGACTGA
- a CDS encoding AAA family ATPase produces MTTRILPAVGDPESARIIATLLSQLPGAEPAAPVPDSTFLLDTLARLAAESIDELPEVVLVHERIGPLPVLDLIREVALRFPAVGVVLVTSDTSPALFSAAMDSGARGLIGLPLAYEELAARVQAAAQWSVGVRRHLGRGPELPSGPGGKVVTVTGAKGGVGATFAAVQFALAAVAAGRRTALVDLDLQAGDIGSYLDVQFRRSIADLAGIQDISPRVLSDAVYDDRTGLALLLAPADGERGEEVDDRAARHVIAALRARYELVVIDCGTQVTGANAAAVELADVAVLVTTPDVIAVRAAKRMVRMWERLQVRKAEETTMVVNRWSKQTEIQPALIEKITKTRAVRTPVPAAFKELQAVVDAGRVQDLDNRSTVKQALWAVAGELGLLTAPDADPAAVPSAEPGAALAVRGSGPVARLRGGDRGALGPWLRRGREG; encoded by the coding sequence ATGACCACTCGCATCCTCCCCGCGGTCGGCGACCCGGAATCCGCGCGCATCATCGCCACCCTGCTCAGCCAGCTCCCGGGCGCCGAGCCGGCCGCCCCCGTCCCCGACTCCACCTTCCTCCTCGACACGCTCGCCCGGCTCGCCGCCGAGTCGATCGACGAACTGCCCGAGGTGGTCCTCGTACACGAGCGGATCGGTCCGCTCCCCGTCCTGGACCTCATCCGCGAGGTCGCCCTGCGCTTCCCCGCCGTCGGCGTCGTCCTCGTCACCTCCGACACGAGCCCCGCCCTCTTCTCCGCCGCCATGGACTCCGGCGCCCGCGGCCTGATCGGCCTGCCCCTGGCCTACGAGGAGCTCGCCGCCCGCGTCCAGGCCGCCGCCCAGTGGTCCGTGGGCGTACGCCGCCACCTGGGCCGCGGCCCGGAGCTGCCCAGCGGCCCGGGCGGCAAGGTCGTCACGGTCACCGGGGCCAAGGGCGGGGTCGGCGCCACCTTCGCGGCCGTGCAGTTCGCACTGGCCGCGGTGGCCGCGGGCCGGCGCACCGCCCTGGTCGACCTGGACCTCCAGGCCGGCGACATCGGCTCGTACCTCGACGTGCAGTTCCGCCGCTCCATCGCCGACCTCGCCGGCATCCAGGACATCTCCCCGCGCGTCCTGTCGGACGCCGTCTACGACGACCGCACCGGGCTCGCGCTGCTCCTGGCGCCGGCCGACGGCGAACGCGGCGAGGAGGTCGACGACCGCGCCGCCCGTCACGTGATCGCCGCCCTGCGCGCCCGCTACGAGCTGGTCGTCATCGACTGCGGAACCCAGGTGACCGGCGCCAACGCGGCCGCCGTGGAACTCGCGGACGTGGCCGTCCTGGTCACCACCCCCGACGTGATAGCCGTACGGGCCGCCAAGCGGATGGTCCGGATGTGGGAACGCCTCCAGGTCAGGAAGGCGGAGGAAACGACCATGGTCGTCAACCGCTGGTCCAAGCAGACCGAGATCCAGCCCGCCCTGATAGAGAAGATCACCAAGACCCGGGCGGTACGCACCCCCGTGCCGGCGGCCTTCAAGGAACTCCAGGCCGTCGTCGACGCGGGCCGGGTGCAGGACCTGGACAACCGCTCGACGGTCAAGCAGGCCCTGTGGGCGGTGGCGGGCGAACTGGGCCTGCTGACCGCCCCCGACGCGGACCCCGCCGCCGTCCCCTCTGCGGAGCCCGGCGCGGCCCTGGCGGTACGGGGCTCCGGGCCGGTGGCCCGGCTGCGCGGCGGCGACCGCGGCGCCCTCGGACCGTGGCTGCGGCGCGGGCGGGAGGGCTGA
- the cpaB gene encoding Flp pilus assembly protein CpaB, giving the protein MNSRQRRGVILLILSVLCALAAFGGVLVVMGDVNSKVGNEVVAYRVKGDIAPYTPLTAGQFEQVTLPKRWLSATAVTDLGALRDKLALTALKKGSLLQSDMFVDKPKLQAGEQEMAIMIDASTGVAGKVTPGSKVNIIGTFKSKKADGPDTSVVMVANARVINVGKLTPLDPKDSDKKATDAVPITFALSTEDTQRVAYAESFAVHVRLALVAPGTDSAPNPGDRYYTLEGDK; this is encoded by the coding sequence ATGAACTCACGCCAGCGCCGCGGCGTCATCCTGCTGATCCTGTCGGTCCTGTGCGCCCTCGCCGCCTTCGGCGGAGTCCTCGTGGTGATGGGAGACGTCAACTCCAAGGTCGGCAACGAGGTCGTCGCCTACCGGGTCAAGGGCGACATAGCCCCGTACACCCCCCTGACGGCCGGCCAGTTCGAGCAGGTCACGCTCCCGAAGCGGTGGCTGTCCGCGACCGCCGTCACGGACCTCGGCGCACTCAGGGACAAGCTGGCGCTCACCGCCCTGAAGAAGGGCTCGCTGCTCCAGAGCGACATGTTCGTCGACAAGCCGAAGCTCCAGGCCGGGGAGCAGGAGATGGCCATCATGATCGACGCCTCGACGGGCGTGGCGGGCAAAGTCACCCCCGGCTCCAAGGTCAACATCATCGGCACCTTCAAGAGCAAGAAGGCCGACGGCCCCGACACGTCGGTGGTCATGGTGGCCAACGCCCGCGTCATCAACGTCGGCAAGCTCACCCCCCTCGACCCCAAGGACAGCGACAAGAAGGCCACCGACGCCGTCCCGATCACCTTCGCCCTGTCCACCGAGGACACCCAGCGCGTCGCCTACGCCGAGTCCTTCGCGGTGCACGTACGCCTGGCCCTGGTGGCACCCGGCACCGACTCGGCGCCCAACCCGGGCGACCGCTACTACACCCTCGAAGGGGACAAGTGA